From the Colletotrichum lupini chromosome 1, complete sequence genome, the window TCCCTTTTCCTCGTGGAGCTTACCGAAGAATTGGAACGAAGCTAGATTTCACAACCAATTTATATCTATATTGTTCTGGATATCCTATATACAGGCACTTATCCTGCCCGCTTGGTTGACTCCGTTGATCGAGGTAAACCGCCATAGCCGTACATCATGGTCTCCTCAACAGGGTCTCAAATGTTTTCGTTCAAATTGCCCCAGTACGGCGGAATGTCATGAGGCGCCTGCCTCATCTCGAGCATGTTCATATGCGGCCTTGAACCGTTGTATTATAGAACCTTCCGCGCCAAACTTTCCACAATGATAGTCTCCCACGCCGTTGCGAAACCTACTCAACTCATGGGACCTGTGCAGACTAGGTCATACACACCTCTCTGGATACTCAGGTATCGATCCATGGTATATAAACAAGGACATCAGCCCAAAATAACTTCCAAGAATGCTATGGTGCATCCCACTCTATACACATACAAATCCGCCTGTTTACTTCTCTCCATTCCAAATCAATCGTCGTTTCCACCACACACTTGATGTGGTCAGGTCTGGACTCCTGTTACCTACTACAATCCTACCGAAATATCCATTTACAATGGCCACCAAGTTCGCCATCCGTCTGCACAACCGCTACACAACTCTCAAGGCCAAAGCCAAGGGACTTCGTGTCGGCAGCTatagcagcaacagcagcagcagaaaCGGCGGCCAGGAACAGTGCCTCTGGTGTAGGATCCTCAGACGCAAAATCCCTGAGCCCCTTGTGAGGAACGCAGACATTCACGACTGGATGTCCTCGAACGAGACCCTTGTCGACCACCAGCCAGAGGTGCAAGTAACCCAAGACCTCAGCGGCACCTTCAACCCCGGAGAGAGATTCCCCTTCCGTGAAGGCGCTGTTGTTCGCCTCTCAACTAGGTCCGACGCACCCTCCAGCGTCTACTCTTCAGATGAGACCTGCGATGGCAGCGAACACAGCATCGGCAGCGttggcgacgacgacgacgacgacgactggTCCACGGTCGACTCCTtcgacgaagaagaagaggaaaccTTCTACGACGCAGAAGATGGTGTCCCAAGGCCAACCAGGGACATGGTGCCCCTGCCGTCGACGTACTCCCCCTTCGCGTCAGACCTTCCCAGTCTCCCGTCCGCGTACTGCAACCTTTGGGCGTTCTAGAAGAGCAGACCCAGAATTCCTTCAGTCCTCAAAGTCGTGGAATCTTGCATGAGCAGCGAGGGCAAATGGCGGTATGGAGTGACCGCACAGCGGACACCGTGCCGTCACTTCGTCGCCTTCCCACGATCCGCCGTCGTCGTCAAACTCTTCCACCTCCATCTCTTCAACCTCATGATCTGAGATTGACTGGCGTTGAGCATCATTAAcaccatcaccatcaccaccgCCATCGTCTTCCACGATGGCCGTATCAATCTTCCACTGTCGGAGAACGTCATCCTGCTTGCGGAACATGACAGAGATGTCCCGCCCCACACCTGGCCCAGCCTCACTACCACTGGCGGCCAAATTCGCAACGCAGACATTCATAAGTTGCAGATTCCACTTATGACCAGCCGGAAAGAACTTCTTCATCGTTGGAAGCAAGATCTCTGTCGTCAGTCGTTCCGCCAAGGAATCAGGTGTCTCCTTTGTGTTGAAGACAAAGTTAGGAATAGGCTGGGATCGGGAAATACGTTGAAAATCCGGATGCGAATGCCACGACGTCCCTTGTGGCGCATCAGAAGAAGGCCATTGCCGAACGGACAGTCTTAGTGTCTTGGGGTGCGCAATCCATCTCTGACTGCCCGGCTCGACCGAGTCGTCGTTGTTGTCGTCTGTCAGGAGATCGGTCCGCATCCGCCGGATGAGAGAAGCAGATATCTTGCGTAGCTCGCCTTCAATCTGACTCATGCTCTCCAATCCTTTGTACGTGTCCTCAATGCTAATCTGTGACGGCACATCGCTCGCGTCCTTGACCTCCGTATCGTCGACTCCGTGTAAGAGGCCCCATACCCTTTCTCCAACACCTCGTTCAGAACCAGGACCACCGAGTAGCTTCTCCAGTGCGTCGGGCGAAGTCTGCTCGTGGGTCCGCACGTCGTAGACTTTTAGTGGTGACGTCTCCCTGTCGGCGTCGTCGGGTCCCAGGGGCGTCGCGAGGTACTTTTCCTCAAGCGCGCGCGACGTCTTGAAGCCGATGCCGGGGACTTTTCTAACTGAATGCGCATCCATGAACTCGGTGACAACAGCATCGTCGAAAGACATCAGAGTCGTCTGGTTACGCGGCTTGTTTACACTCCCCACGAGCTTGCTGAGCAGCTTGTTGGTCGATATCCCGACCGAAGCCGTGAAGCCAAAGTCCTCCTCGAGCTTCATGCGCAGATGGAAGGCCAGGTGGCTCGCCAGAAGCAGGCGAACGTAGGCAGGGTTGTTGAGATCTCCCGTACCAGGTGTCTTTCCATATACGCAGCCCGCAACTTTGGTCAAGTCACATGGGAACCCCTTTTCTGGATCCTTCTTGGAAAGGTGGAAGAATGACTCTGATAGCGAAGCCCGGTTGAGACAGAACATGTTGTAGTTGATAATATCCGTGACGTCTGTCCATAGTCAGCCAACTTGACCCTTTTCCCGCGGTTTTAAGGTGCAAAAGCACACACACCCATGAAAACTTCATCGAACCCCAACCTCTCCGCCTTGCGGTTCCACGAGTAGCCTCTCATGAAGCCGAAAAGCTTCTTGCTCGTGTCTCGAAAGGGCGTCAGGTCCTCACCCTCAATAATGACGAGATTTGGGCAGAGCCGCTTGGCTTCCGTGATGAGCATGAGCTTCCTGACCCCTTGCTTGCGGGCGACGTAGTTGCACGTGGCCAGGATGTTCTTCTGCTTCACTCCCAAGGGCAGCGCCTTTAGCCGAGGGTCCCGGTTCTCAAAAACCGAGGCGTAGAAGCAGTCATAGTCCTAGGGAAAGAATTAATGAATGGAACATCATGCTTCCAATATCGAGAGGTTGAAATTTGGCAACAGAAAAGGTGCATTCTTGTTGCTTGTGAATTTGAGGGTTGACGAACAAAGTGGAGTATGATACGATCATCCCTTCGTCTCGGTGCCCGTTTTCTGGGCAGCTCCATGATTTTCGACTTGACTTTGGCTATGGTCCATGAGAGTACCTAGCCTCTCTTCGGTCGGTGCACGCCTTACGGGTGAATCAACTCGATGCGTGTGTGACCCCCACCGCCTCCGATCCTCTCGGGCGTTGTTTGGTCGCTTTGACAGAAACGGGGTAATGATCCGGGGATTGGGGGCGTGTGGTGTCAGTTGTGAACGGTGCGGCCTGGGCAGAAAAGCACGGGGGCGCACGGGATAAACGGTCGCTTATCTCACGCCCCGAGTCGCCCGACCCGACAGGTACGGATTGTCCACACGACACCGGCGGCCGCTTCCGAAGGGCAGAAGGTAACGCCGGTAGTGCCTTGCCCAGTGAGGTAAAGGTATGGACAACTCATTTACCTACTTTCCGTCGGACTTTCCAACGCATGACTTGCTGCCCATCTCGCCTTCCATTCTACCGTGAACTGCTGCAACGTGCCAGAAACTGCATCGTTCCGGGTAGGCAACGACCCAAACGTCTCTCTGAAGAATGGAAGTACAAGAAGTGCATTTAGTTTCCCGCCTGCGCTTCTCGGCGCTGCAGATATCTCCAAACAACCAGTCACATCACTCTTCTGATGCATGTCGACTCTTACAGAACCTCTCTGAAACCGCGCTTGTCGACATCCGATCAACATGCATAGCTGATGCCAACAACTTTGCCTACTAAACTTACCTCGGCGCATCAACTGTCGCCCTACTTTCGGATGCCCAGATGGGCGTTTCCGAACCACTGTCACCAAAATCATTGGACGCCTTCTGGCATCCCAAACTGCCAAAGATACGCTCAGTCGTCCGAAATGTTCCAGCCACCCGATCTCTTTCGCACTTGCTTGCCCGCCTGCCTACATActtgcctacctacctacctaaaaCTTTGCGCTATACACGCATCGCGCGCCCGCCGCCGacgacgccgccgccgtccacCCTCCGCCAACCACCTCACCTACTACCGCACACCTACCCAAGTACACGACGACGAATCGCTCGAAGGCCCATCCCGAACGTATGACAGCTAACCAAGACCGCCCCAAAACAAGGGAAGAGGGTCCCCTCTTCCGCTGCACGACACCCAGCCCGCCAGCCCACCGCTTCCCAAAAAGCGACCCTCTCCCTACTAATAAGGTAGCTTCTCAGAGGAAAGCGTAAAGCGTTCACCCCCagtgccccccccccccccaattCCTCTTCATGCCTAGCCAACGAGAAGCCGTCCATCTCGCATGACAACCCATCCGTAAGCTCACGTAGCCCACACCACCTCCACTACCTACCTTCCCTTCCCACTCCCGAACTACAGACTCCAACCGTAAGAAGGTAGGGGACCTTTCCAAAGCCACCACAGGCCCGATAGCTGGAGAGTCAAAGAGGGTCACGAGCAAAATTTCAGTGTGGTATCTCAGGGTAGCCTCTGCGTTGGTCGAAGGGGAGGGGAATAGGCAGATTGTTGAaccacgccgccgccgccgccgcctcgcgCGCGGACTGAAGCAGTTGaagaataataagaaccCCGCTTTCCACCATCGTCTGCCTTCCTCTcccctccctctctctcccgTCTCATCTTCACAAAACTACACACAAGACACACAAAAACCACCAACAGCACATCACAAACCAAACAACCGCAAACATGCAGCCCATGACCAACGCCCACACCAACGCCTGCCCCAAGTGCGGCGCCGCCACTGCCTCTACCGCAAAGACCTGCTCCTCTTGCGGCGCTGTAAGCCTCACCCTTCTGGACCCCTCACTCATATCGATACCaatcacctcacctcacctcacctcgtCTGAACTTTACAGCCCCTCCCCTCACTCTTACATCAGTAAACATACACTGACATGCGCTGCCCTACCATAGACCTGCCCTGCGTAAATTCAGTCCTTTAGTCTTTTGCGAAATCATAGCACATTAGCGAAAGCTATGCTCATCGCAGAAATGTCACCTGACATGGACTGAGAGTTGGACGAGACTTATAGACGGAATGGAATGAGATCAGAAACACATACGCCCTCACACTCCTTCACGCACAATGTCGTGTTGTTGTCATTGCTCATCCAGCCAAACAAACGCACGGGGTTAGGACGGGGTATACAACGAACAAGAGGTTCACTATCATCTTCATATTTTGACAAACCAATCTCCAGAGACAAGAACTCACTCTCGTCCCCCGTACGTATGAGAATAAACCAAATcaaataaatacccccttttgAGAATTCATATTCTATACATGCCCATGTACGCGTTCCCGTAGCATCGCATAGTCCCCTCTCGTCCAAAATACCAAACAGGGCCATCCCCTTCACCAGAGGCGGGGCAGCGTAATCAACGTGACACCGCTACCCAACTCTGAAAGCAACGGCTACCCTAAAAGCATTCACCTATACATCTTAAAGTCGCCTATGTTTAGAAACTCATTGCCGTCATGTGCCGTCCTGTTGGTAAAAGACAGAACTAGGCAAGAGCTAGTAAGTATACTCCATCCAGCGACTTTCATCCCAATAACATCAACGATATAACCCCGTGTTGCCTGGACTACCTTACTTTTGCGTGTCGCGACCTCTCTCTTCGAGATCTGGTGCCTTGCCTCTGTCCATTTTTCATCTCATCTTCTATACCCCCTGACACGTGAGAATGACGGCGATGACGATGCTGTAGAGGGACCAGAGCTGATGTCAGTGTGGACCGGCTTTGCAATGGGCACAAGGCGATACGATAATCAACATGAATAGCAATGGACGGTCAGAGGCGATTTGAGTTATCAAAGACCTGGATTGAGAGAATCGACAAGAGAGAAGAAAACGCAGCCAGGAAACACATGTCCATCTCCGCCATCTAAAGCTGCGAGGCGTCAAAAGAGAAAAATAACACGACAAGATTTATGATGTAGCCGGATTCGTCGCAATACTACAGCCAGACGAGCCGATTCCACAGCTGAAGACCGTTGCCATACCGCCGTTCCCCGAGGTTATCAAACAACTCACTGTCCATCGTCACCCAGCAGCTGCCGGCCGCGCCAGCCAACAAGCCCTTTCCTCCCCCGAGACCGTGAGAGACATCCGTTGTAGAAATCCTTTTCCTCGCAGCTTCTTCTCGTGGGGATTGTGGCTAGCTGGTGCTTCTCCCAGTCACCGTTCGGCAGGGAATGACATGGATTCAGTAAAAGACGCCCCGCAGAACCAGATACGGTGACACGCCGATCGATGTGGTGCCAGGTGGGTTATGAGACACAATGTTGAGCAAAACTCCAAATTCCGAGAACCTATGCAGGCAAATATTGCCCCCGCCTTCCAAACCGCCACCAAAAACCCTTTCTCATCCGAAAAGTTGGGAAAAGACAATGGAGGCTGGGACCTTGATGATTACAAATGGGGGTTGTGGTCGAAGAGGGAGAAAGGGTTTGGGAAGTTCGCCCATTGGGTATTTAGAGCATCAAGCACTTGTGCTTCTTGCCGCTGCTCCGGCTGCGGGAGAGCAGAGCAGCGCGCGTGGCGTGCTCGAAAACCTCGCGGACACCCTCGTTCGTCTTGGCGGAGCACTCGAGGTACTTGTAGGCACCGATCTTCTTGCGGACTTCCTCACCCTACGAAACGAAATTAGCATGCAATGGTGGCAGCGAGAGACGTCTGAGGCCGCCGAGCATCTTAAGATGCCCGAGGCGACCCCTATCCCAGTGGAAAAGATAAGCTTACCTCTTCAGGGGAGACGGGCTTTTGGCTGGTCTTACGCAGCTCCTCAATCGTCTTGGAGTCGTAGCGGAGATCCTTCTTGCAACCGACAAGAATGATGGGCAGACCCTGGCAGAAATGCAGGACCTCAGAGATCCACTATGGGAAGAAGTGCACGTGTTAGCGAAAGTTGCTTATCGGGTGCAGTCATTCAATGCGAAAGGGGAGAAGGAAAAAAGCAAGCGTACCTTCTCCTGAACGTTGTCCAGGGAGTCAGGGGAGTCGACGGCGAAGCAGATCAGGATGACGTGGGAGTCGGGGTAAGAAAGGGGACGGAGACGGTCGTAATCTTCCTGGCCAGCCGTATCCCAAAGGGCCAGCTCGACGTGCTTGCCATCAACCTCGACATCGGCGACGTAGTTCTCGAAAACGGTGGGAACGTAGACCTGAATTAGTTGTCAGAATATTGCGGGATCGGAAACGGATTCTTGAAAGGCGGGTGTAGCATCGGTTGGCTGGATTGTTGATGGGTTGATGCATCTCAGCCTGGCTTCGTGATGGGGGAAACAGGAGGCGGTAGGCCGCGTCGGCGTGGGGGGAAATGGGTAATCTTACCTCAGGGAAGGTACCCTTGGAGAAGACACTATTGAACTAGTCAGCATGATGAAGTCTTTGATGATGAGGTATTGTCTGTCTGTGTTTTCATTTTTTTCGGCGATGCGACGATGCAGGATTGGTTATCGCTGGGGGCACAGGCGGAAGCGGAGAGGGAGGCAGACAGACGACAGAAATCGGGAGGGAGAGACGGGCCAATACTCACATCAACAAGCAGGTTTTACCGCAGGCACCGTcgccgacgatgacgagCTTACGGCGGATCTCAGCCATGGTGTCTGTATTGGATGTGAAAGTAAGAAAGTGAGCGAGCGATGAAGATCGGATTGAGTTGCGGTCGGTTGTGAGGAGGTTGAGCTTGTTGGCGGAGACGGGGAAGATGGAGAAGGAAGAGCTGCGTCGGAAGGGGGAATCTGAAGGTGGAAGAGAATGGGATGGGTagaagtaaggtaaggtcaCAGTAGTACCTTACGGGTGGAGTTCACTTGACGACGACGCGGGTGCAAGCAATGGAACAGCAGGGCAGATTTGTGTTGGGGGGTGTGGTGCGTGGTGCGTGGtgcgtggtggtggtggtggtcctGGGTGGTGGACGGGTGGTAAGGTACTTCGTAGACAAGTGGTGTCAGAAGAGGCGGGAAGGAAggtgagaaaaaaaaagaagggaGCCAGGCCAGCGAGAGCGAGCGGGAAGACCTGGCACTGGCAGCTGCAGTGGGAAATGGGGGGGAAAGGGAGACAAAGATTTGGGTGGAGGACAGGCCAGTGGACAGGGTGCAGGCGCAGACGCAGGCGCAGACAGGCCTAGTTGACTGCGTAAAAAAAGGCGACTAGGGGGAAACGAGGTCTCCGTACCGGCCCAGGTACCTTAGCCTTTAGGCAGGGTAAGGTACCTCGTAGGGAGGTGCAGGTGCAGGCAGATGCGGGACAGGACGGGATGGTCTAGGCTTTGTTTTTCTGGTAGTGACTTTGTTGACATTTGTTTCTCGTCCAGTGTCATCTGGAGACACACATACGCAATCGCTGGATGCTGTAGAAGATGACGGGGACAGGTAGCCAGGAGAAGAACAGCACGGAGTAaggtatatactaagtaggCAGTGGTAGAGCGAGCACAGGCAGAGAGCATGATAGAAGCAAGCGTATTGCTGTACCACGCGATATTGACGTACCTCGGATAGCAACTTGAGTCGTCGGTATCTTTTGATAGTGAGATGAGACGGGAGTATCTTAACCTTACCTCAAGCTAAGGGAAGATGCGGAGTATCAAATGCTGTTCTGCTGATATCGTGTTTCCCGATACCCAAGGTAAGGAAGGTGTCTAACAGAGCAGGTAGATCAGGTACTTTCCTCTCTGCCAGGCGCATGTATATGGGTGTGTGTCGTAATCCGATCACTGGTGTGTGTTTCCTAGCTGAAATATTGGAATTGAAGGCGAGGATACGGTGACGGTGACGGTGGATGGGGCCGGGGAACTGGATGGGCCTCTGTGCtccctcctctctctctcactctcttTCTCTGTACGTCTCTCGCTCTGCTGCTTGTTGACCTCAGTCTTCCGTCTGACTAGTTTGTTTGACCGATGACTGGACTGGGCTGGCAGTTTGGTCTGGTACTGGCAGAGGGATGAGACTGCAACGGGGCTGTCCGACCAGTGAATCCCAATCCAATGTGATGAGAGGGAGCCGGGACTGTTGCCCGCGTCCTTGTTTTTTCCCTACCTACCCTGTAAGTTTCCACGAGGCAGGTATCTTTTCGCTGTGGTATCCATATAGTTAGTACTTGTTTTCTTCTGGTTGGCGGGTGAGTGCGCGCGtgtccttattattaaggtacaGAGTTAGGTCCTGAGGCAGCCACACAAGGCGAATTGAATTGCAGGTTGGAAGGAAGGGGCCGTTACGGATACAGGGGGCGGGGTGGCTTTTGGGGGGGCTCCCTCACCTCGGTGTCTTTCAATTGGGTGGCGACTTCCACTACTGCGCCGTCGTCTGGCCCCTGTCTTGCTGGCCTTGTGGGAATCTCGTGCGCTGGACCACACCTGCCAACTGCTTAACAGCAAGGTACCTCACTGCTGTTGACGCCTGTGTGGACTGCTTCAGTGACGTGACGTAAGGTGCCCTTTGGAAGGAGGATTCAGTAGAACTTCAGACGATGCTGATCGGTCCGGAAAGGATAGAGAAGGTGACTGCAGATGTAGGCAGGCAGGAAGAGGCAGCTACCGTGCTTGCGTGCCTCTGTCAGACCTGTTGCATTGGCGAACAACCTGGAGATACAAAAGGTAAGGCAGGAAAGTGGTGGGTGACAGATGTGGAAGCCGAGAGTGCTGCGATAAGGATAAGGCAGGGTAGCTGCGTCGATAGTGGTTGATCTGCAATGTCAATGTTTGGAAGCCAGGCGTGCCATGTTGCCAGACAACCAAGACCATTCGCGATCAAGGGAACCGGTGACGAACAAAGCCTTCTTATGAAGTGCCGAGCTGACTGGCCTTGCCTGCCTATCCATCCTCCAATCCGCGTATACCCTTCGGTATCTCCTCAGTTTGTTGTCCTTGCCCGAGAGTAAAACCCGGTCTCGTCCTCTGATGGCCGTCGTAGGCCTCTAGCGCCGTCGGTCATATTCCTCTTCAAATCCAGGACTCTTCACCTCTCCAGGCACATATCCAGCTAGAGTCCAAAGACACACAAACCAACGACCAACGATACAGCAGTGGCATCTAGTCCTGCAAGTGTCAGCCTCGCCCGTGGCATCTCGACGCCAGTTCTTTGTCGTCCTACCTTATGCCTTTGACGTAAACCCCTTTTGCGCTGAAGTAGTGCTTAGACCCAAGCATGAATACCTCGACCAGATCCATCTCGGGGAATCGGCCAAAATCGCTATCCCCAGGGTCCAAGCTTGGGCTGAAACCCGATATGCAGTGGTCAGTCAAGTCAGACTATCATACACATATCCGCCGTCATAATGAGTGTTGACCACGGACAAGCCAACAATTGCCAGTCTCGTCAACCACTTTGACAAGCAGTTGGTCGAGCAGCATGACGACTTGCCAAAGTTCGCCGCCTCAACCCGGGAAGTGCTGTTTTGCTGATTCCTGAGGGAGCCAAACTAACGGACTAGGTATCTCTTAGTCTAATCTTCCCATCTGCGGTGAGGTGAGGCGAAGCCACACGCACTTGACACCAAGACGCCCTAGGTACAGTCATGCTTCTATTCCACTGATTCAGGACTCTTGCGGTCAAGATTACCGGGACCAGCACTGCAGAAAACAACCTCTCGATAACGATACGTTGCCCTGCGCAATCCTCTGGTGCGTGCTGGATCTGGCAAGTCTTAGCCTGCACAAGCTCCAAGCTATCTCTCCACACTCTGCGACCATTCGTGCATATGCGCCCACAACGACAGGTACGTGGCGGAGAAGATGATTGTTGATCGGAACCATAACTCTGCCCGCCGTGTTGCGGTACCGAGATCCTTAACGCCGACCATACCTTGAGCTTGGCCCATGTGACCGAGAAGACAGTCCTCTTGTTCATACCAGTCAATTGTTAGCTGTTGTCTCAGCAGTCTCAGCATTGCTGTCTTCTTCGAGTATTTTTCTCTCATCCAGAAAGCTTTCAACCTTTCAACAAGAGCGATACGAAGGAGGCACGGAGGCTAGAGAGAGCCGGTGTCCGGCTTTTGTTGTCATCCCTGTGTGTAATCGTAGGTACCTCGGGATGACGCCTTGGTGGATGCTGCTTGCGCCGCACCGCGAGGCGGTACAAACTTCATGGTCCTGGATCTAGGACTCAATCCCTGCCGCCACACTTCACAGTGCCTTGCTGCCAGGGACTGTGCGTCGGGGCTGGACGCTCGGCTCCTGAGCCGCTGCGCGCCTGTGGGTTGACTGATGTGACATGCCACTGACTGACCGCGACTCTGAATCCTCATTAACGGCACTAAGAACAGCTTCCGCCAGCTGACGACCAGAATATCGAATACGGGAAGGAAGCAGCCGCACCATCTTTAGGAAGGAAACAGAGCAAGACAGTCGAAAGGGTGTGCAGATGTCTCGGTCACCAACCACCTTGAAACTCTTGTCCAGCCTCGAGTCCCAAGATCTGGGAAAATAGGGGTCTAACGATCAACCAACCTTTGGCACCGTCGCTATACGTTCTTGTGACCATGCGCGCCGTGTCCTCCGACAGCGTTGGTTTGAATACTGAACGGCCAAGACTGTATCGACAGAGACCGAGGCGAATGATTtagggcgaggatatcctgccagcagctcccgctattctgccactaagtgtggctgcggccgCCACACGACTACCAGTCTCGGGTACatatataagctaggctctgcgtagttagtatttaaatagattagactaattagaggctattaattaacttataattaattaaattattttaataaaaagtatagtaattaacgaattagcTTAATTCGATatgattaataaagtagtttaattaattacttaattaattacttaattaattattaattattctatatagcctatagcccgtaatttagtaatttcctctactttagcctcgttctctattttagcctcgtacttattaataagtctatttatctcgctttttattataagattaatattataaatataatcctcgttaactagatcttataatacgtctaactacgtaaaattactaa encodes:
- a CDS encoding impB/mucB/samB family protein gives rise to the protein MELPRKRAPRRRDDRIILHFDYDCFYASVFENRDPRLKALPLGVKQKNILATCNYVARKQGVRKLMLITEAKRLCPNLVIIEGEDLTPFRDTSKKLFGFMRGYSWNRKAERLGFDEVFMDVTDIINYNMFCLNRASLSESFFHLSKKDPEKGFPCDLTKVAGCVYGKTPGTGDLNNPAYVRLLLASHLAFHLRMKLEEDFGFTASVGISTNKLLSKLVGSVNKPRNQTTLMSFDDAVVTEFMDAHSVRKVPGIGFKTSRALEEKYLATPLGPDDADRETSPLKVYDVRTHEQTSPDALEKLLGGPGSERGVGERVWGLLHGVDDTEVKDASDVPSQISIEDTYKGLESMSQIEGELRKISASLIRRMRTDLLTDDNNDDSVEPGSQRWIAHPKTLRLSVRQWPSSDAPQGTSWHSHPDFQRISRSQPIPNFVFNTKETPDSLAERLTTEILLPTMKKFFPAGHKWNLQLMNVCVANLAASGSEAGPGVGRDISVMFRKQDDVLRQWKIDTAIVEDDGGGDGDGVNDAQRQSISDHEVEEMEVEEFDDDGGSWEGDEVTARCPLCGHSIPPFALAAHARFHDFED
- a CDS encoding GTP-binding protein rhoA, yielding MLRLLRQQLTIDWYEQEDCLLGHMGQAQGMVGVKDLGTATRRAELWFRSTIIFSATYLSLWAHMHEWSQKDCAGQRIVIERLFSAVLVPVILTARVLNQWNRSMTVPRASWCQQNSTSRVEAANFGKSSCCSTNCLSKWLTRLAIVGLSVVNTHYDGGYVPSLDPGDSDFGRFPEMDLVEVFMLGSKHYFSAKGVYVKGIRTRCHCCIVGRWFVCLWTLAGYVPGERPTTAIRGRDRVLLSGKDNKLRRYRRVYADWRMDRQARPVSSALHKKALSTTIDAATLPYPYRSTLGFHICHPPLSCLTFCISRLFANATVTFSILSGPISIASTAVRYLAVKQLAGVVQRTRFPQGQQDRGQTTAHPGSLSSHWIGIHWSDSPVAVSSLCQYQTKLPAQSSHRSNKLVRRKTEFPGPIHRHRHRILAFNSNISARKHTPVIGLRHTPIYMRLAERKVPDLPALLDTFLTLDTDDSSCYPRYVNIAWYSNTLASIMLSASIAYVCLQMTLDEKQMSTKSLPEKQSLDHPVLSRICLHLHLPTRPVCACVCACTLSTGLSSTQIFVSLSPPFPTAAASASTLPPVHHPGPPPPPRTTHHAPHPPTQICPAVPLLAPASSSNSPFRRSSSFSIFPVSANKLNLLTTDRNSIRSSSLAHFLTFTSNTDTMAEIRRKLVIVGDGACGKTCLLIDNQSCIFNSVFSKGTFPEPTDATPAFQESVYVPTVFENYVADVEVDGKHVELALWDTAGQEDYDRLRPLSYPDSHVILICFAVDSPDSLDNVQEKWISEVLHFCQGLPIILVGCKKDLRYDSKTIEELRKTSQKPVSPEEGEEVRKKIGAYKYLECSAKTNEGVREVFEHATRAALLSRSRSSGKKHKVFGGGLEGGGNICLHRFSEFGVLLNIVSHNPPGTTSIGVSPYLLATIPTRRSCEEKDFYNGCLSRSRGRKGLVGWRGRQLLGDDGQSLITQIASDRPLLFMLIILWSLYSIVIAVILTCQGV